In the Mycoplasma zalophi genome, one interval contains:
- the asnS gene encoding asparagine--tRNA ligase: protein MTVKKIYETPAKFDGQTFKIEGWVANNRGNTKIRFLEINDGSSVKNLQVVLKSENIDLNLVESARLGSAIYVMGKLVYTETAKQPIELQAEEFKLLSVSDEDYPIQKKEITLDFLREIPHLRHRTNLLRTVFLIRSTLAQEIHKYFSENDFMYVNSPIITGNDGEGAGELFVVDDENTEQFFKAKATLGVTGQLHAESYALGFKKVYTFAPTFRAEYSHTSRHAAEFWMIEPECAFYDLPKIINLADDLLKTSIKNTIKKLPNEFAYLEATVKSNLLEDLNKFIETKLQTLDYKDALEILKQNKDKFEEQNFEFGIDLASEHEKFLANDYIKGPVAVINYPKQIKAFYMYQNPDNKTVAAFDLLVPGIGELVGGSQRETDYNKLLNRMQELNMNIEPLQWYLDLRRYGDYMSSGFGIGFERLIMYVTGISNIRDVIPYPRTPGNLKM, encoded by the coding sequence ATGACTGTTAAAAAAATATACGAAACACCAGCAAAATTTGATGGACAAACATTTAAAATCGAGGGATGAGTTGCAAACAATAGAGGAAACACAAAAATTCGTTTTTTAGAAATTAATGATGGAAGTTCGGTTAAAAATTTACAAGTTGTTTTAAAAAGTGAAAATATAGATTTAAATTTAGTGGAATCAGCAAGATTAGGTAGTGCAATTTATGTAATGGGGAAATTAGTATATACAGAAACCGCAAAACAACCTATTGAATTACAAGCTGAAGAATTTAAACTTTTAAGTGTATCTGATGAAGACTATCCAATCCAAAAAAAAGAAATTACTTTAGACTTTTTAAGAGAAATTCCACATTTAAGACATAGAACAAATCTACTTAGAACAGTATTTTTAATTAGATCAACACTAGCTCAAGAAATTCACAAATATTTTTCTGAAAATGATTTTATGTATGTAAATAGTCCAATCATAACTGGAAATGATGGTGAAGGTGCTGGAGAATTATTTGTTGTAGATGATGAAAACACAGAACAATTTTTTAAAGCAAAAGCTACACTAGGAGTAACTGGTCAATTACATGCAGAATCATATGCATTAGGATTTAAAAAAGTTTATACATTTGCACCAACTTTTAGAGCTGAATACTCACACACATCAAGACATGCTGCAGAATTTTGAATGATAGAACCTGAATGCGCATTTTATGATTTACCTAAAATAATAAATCTTGCAGATGATTTATTAAAAACTTCAATCAAAAATACAATTAAAAAATTACCAAATGAATTTGCATATTTAGAAGCTACTGTAAAAAGCAATCTTTTAGAAGATTTAAACAAATTTATCGAAACTAAACTACAAACCCTTGATTACAAGGATGCATTGGAAATTTTAAAACAAAATAAAGATAAATTTGAAGAACAAAATTTTGAATTTGGAATTGACTTGGCTAGTGAACATGAAAAATTCCTTGCAAACGATTACATTAAAGGACCTGTTGCTGTTATAAACTATCCAAAACAAATTAAAGCTTTTTACATGTATCAAAACCCAGATAATAAAACAGTTGCTGCTTTTGATTTATTGGTGCCAGGTATTGGTGAACTTGTTGGTGGAAGTCAAAGGGAAACTGATTACAATAAACTACTAAACAGAATGCAAGAATTAAATATGAATATTGAACCTCTTCAATGATATTTAGATCTAAGAAGATATGGTGATTATATGAGTAGTGGGTTTGGAATTGGTTTTGAAAGATTAATCATGTATGTAACAGGAATAAGTAATATAAGAGATGTTATCCCTTACCCTAGAACTCCTGGAAATTTAAAAATGTAG
- the pip gene encoding prolyl aminopeptidase — translation MYKHNNFQEFYLNSNQHKIYYSVSGNPNGIPVIFVHGGPGGGTTSEDTRFFDPEVFKVILFDQRGCGKSLPAAEIKNNNTHLLIEDMENIRKILNIDKWIIFGGSWGTTLSLLYAQKYPENVIHMVLRGIFLARNSDLEWLYGNNGASVFFTKEYEKFQQYSNQNTTSSIIKFYYDQIQNKDLNIAAEAAKQWADWEMSVITLLPNKNTIENAQDIINFSILETHYFINNCFIEENQILNNAHKIKDIPIEIIHGRYDVDCRVSSAYELSKHLNKCNLQIIEAAGHSSREKGIELALFETMEKIKNKNQY, via the coding sequence ATGTATAAACACAATAATTTTCAAGAATTTTATTTAAATAGCAATCAACACAAAATATATTACTCAGTTTCAGGTAATCCCAATGGAATTCCTGTTATTTTTGTTCATGGAGGACCTGGTGGTGGTACAACTTCAGAAGATACTAGGTTTTTTGACCCAGAAGTATTTAAAGTTATTTTATTTGACCAAAGAGGATGCGGAAAAAGTTTACCAGCAGCAGAAATTAAAAACAACAACACTCATTTATTAATAGAAGATATGGAAAATATTAGAAAAATCTTAAACATCGATAAATGAATAATTTTTGGTGGATCATGAGGTACAACACTTTCGCTTCTTTATGCACAAAAATACCCAGAAAATGTTATTCACATGGTGCTTAGAGGTATTTTCTTAGCAAGAAATTCTGATTTAGAATGATTATACGGAAACAATGGCGCAAGTGTATTTTTTACCAAAGAATATGAAAAATTTCAACAATATAGTAATCAAAACACAACATCTTCAATAATTAAGTTTTATTATGATCAAATTCAAAACAAAGATCTAAATATAGCAGCAGAAGCAGCTAAACAATGAGCAGATTGAGAAATGTCTGTAATAACACTTTTGCCTAATAAAAATACTATTGAAAATGCTCAAGATATAATAAATTTTAGTATTTTGGAAACTCATTATTTCATTAACAATTGTTTTATAGAAGAAAATCAAATTTTAAATAATGCTCATAAAATAAAAGATATTCCTATTGAAATAATTCATGGACGTTATGACGTTGACTGTAGAGTTTCTTCTGCTTATGAACTATCTAAACATTTAAATAAATGTAACTTACAAATAATAGAAGCTGCAGGCCACTCCTCAAGAGAAAAAGGTATAGAATTAGCTCTTTTTGAAACAATGGAAAAAATAAAAAATAAGAACCAGTATTAG
- a CDS encoding MHO_4530 family protein → MSFQILIFIFTLILFTIVCIIIFAYINKHKNNYGVIPLTIDYKSKRIKLLSYKKSAINLMPFTKNEKLNNGKWLSFEEFSDLFLEPSKNNLSKLFQEIVNNKQDLTVNLMTKKHKIQLTLISPTNIEEENAALLYWQTIYKEKVVHLTYVDDYKDIVNEKDSFKVFFNLKERNIHKKDLFLKFINKKLDKKYKYKIFVKYSIIYLSVNNLNKTNLLNKYFYKLLKIFETSFLSKLCNGIIFIPSNFQISKLDININSIDYLQFLTKKESKIIILNNSHLTDERVDDFEANYKKISNLLQKDVIKYIDKPVYEFFDKLSDIKFIYPEMDNNNQESNYVLKNTSLKYNFLDKFVNIKIENDTSIYLFPIIDYDFLYLSGQEIKKSFIDKINQIKIVVVVKNLNNLDLIYTKALSLKTYGIDVIVGVSVLDNNIIQLIKKINADFVVLTKKITSSLDVPKDFSYLVGLLNFAKDSNIKFIFEDIDITKQGYKIRKNLNIFLYSKEIE, encoded by the coding sequence GTGAGTTTTCAAATATTAATATTTATATTTACTTTAATATTATTTACAATTGTTTGTATTATAATTTTCGCTTATATAAATAAGCATAAAAACAATTATGGTGTTATCCCTTTAACAATTGACTACAAAAGTAAAAGAATAAAATTATTATCTTATAAAAAAAGTGCAATAAACTTAATGCCCTTTACAAAAAATGAAAAATTAAACAACGGTAAATGACTTTCTTTTGAAGAATTTTCTGATTTATTTTTAGAACCATCTAAAAACAATCTTTCTAAACTTTTTCAAGAAATAGTCAATAATAAACAAGATTTAACAGTTAATTTAATGACTAAAAAACATAAAATTCAATTAACCCTTATAAGTCCAACTAATATAGAAGAAGAAAATGCAGCACTTTTATATTGACAAACAATATATAAAGAAAAAGTTGTGCATTTAACTTACGTTGATGATTATAAGGATATAGTTAATGAAAAAGATTCTTTTAAAGTTTTCTTCAATTTAAAGGAGAGAAACATTCACAAAAAAGATTTATTTTTAAAATTTATAAATAAAAAATTAGATAAAAAATATAAATATAAAATTTTTGTTAAATATTCAATAATTTATCTTTCTGTCAATAACTTAAACAAAACAAATTTATTAAATAAATATTTTTATAAATTACTTAAAATTTTTGAAACTTCATTTTTAAGTAAATTATGTAATGGAATTATTTTTATCCCTTCTAATTTCCAAATTTCTAAATTAGATATTAATATCAACTCAATAGATTACTTGCAATTTTTAACAAAAAAAGAATCTAAAATCATAATTTTAAACAATTCCCACTTAACAGACGAAAGAGTTGATGACTTTGAGGCAAATTATAAAAAAATTTCTAATTTGTTACAAAAAGATGTGATTAAATATATCGACAAACCTGTTTATGAGTTTTTTGATAAGCTTTCCGACATAAAATTTATTTATCCTGAAATGGATAATAATAACCAAGAATCAAACTATGTTTTGAAAAATACAAGTTTAAAATATAATTTTTTAGATAAATTTGTTAATATAAAAATAGAAAACGACACAAGCATTTATCTCTTTCCAATAATTGATTATGATTTTTTATATTTATCAGGGCAAGAAATTAAAAAATCTTTTATAGATAAAATTAACCAAATAAAAATTGTGGTAGTTGTAAAAAACTTAAATAACCTAGATTTAATTTACACAAAAGCATTAAGTTTAAAAACATATGGAATAGACGTTATTGTTGGGGTATCTGTTTTAGATAACAACATTATTCAATTAATAAAAAAAATAAATGCGGATTTTGTAGTTTTAACAAAAAAAATTACTTCTTCACTAGATGTACCAAAAGATTTTAGTTATTTAGTGGGCTTATTAAATTTTGCAAAAGATTCTAATATAAAATTTATTTTTGAAGATATAGATATAACAAAACAGGGTTATAAAATAAGAAAAAATTTAAATATTTTCTTATATTCAAAGGAGATAGAATAA
- a CDS encoding transglutaminase domain-containing protein yields MKKSSKIILLSTSIPITIAVASVGTYYGVINSSQTNKNTSEQTYSEKDDSKQNSIKEITKPEPTNTEGTKENVSDKTTGTKNINSEEANNQNNDQKTETNTENDSENLKKQVNDSYKNIFDEQQRFWNLYQASKAENTKYKYEFLFDEMDKIIENFDQLEKPIKYDEQELNTYKKAFSFLHDKFSKMEQLKSNLSTQQDTQPEYYSENFNKNNIKKDDNNFQNNYNNYPELEAIEKSTNNQNNNFNPERAFMNSRALKFIDLAKSNIRDFDENNYTNEQKKKLTAFLQDTIIKKEKDKSTQIRLVFDWIRKHVRYAKQPNQAKLNPFLVKEYLYAVCGGYSILYKAFLDLLNIKSIMVIGWSSAGAHQWNAILDPKTQQWFFSDATWGVVSEKYFKLDPKEISNDHMVERVLSLDHLQDNIKYEYWNGLSVKNSLVNNPNIPDKLNDIIVENISDSILNNDKIHTLRVPRFVKNIEYAGTRGIHDFELVKDNNFFSSQNGLLYSKNFKKLLMTPKNSEEEFIVIPKETVALNDGKELFESPFVKSIEVESGNFALASYKGVLYNNDFSQMLSIPSGLTDLIVHSRVKFQGQEISFKDNIKTVILNEGITTIEDFTFNNLKNLEFVLIPSTIKEIKDNAFWQINDITLKTHEYNKYVEEFAKNHKFKYEIINSN; encoded by the coding sequence ATGAAGAAATCTTCTAAGATAATATTATTAAGCACTTCAATTCCAATAACAATAGCAGTTGCTTCTGTAGGCACATACTATGGAGTTATTAATAGTTCACAAACAAATAAAAACACATCAGAGCAAACGTACTCAGAAAAAGATGATTCAAAACAAAACTCAATAAAAGAAATTACTAAACCAGAACCCACTAATACTGAAGGTACAAAAGAAAATGTTTCAGACAAAACCACCGGTACTAAAAACATTAATTCAGAAGAAGCAAATAACCAAAATAATGACCAAAAAACTGAAACAAATACTGAAAATGACAGTGAAAATCTAAAAAAACAAGTAAATGATTCTTACAAAAATATCTTTGATGAGCAACAAAGATTTTGAAATTTATATCAAGCATCTAAAGCAGAAAATACAAAATATAAATATGAATTTTTGTTTGATGAAATGGATAAAATAATTGAAAACTTTGATCAACTAGAAAAGCCGATTAAATATGATGAACAAGAATTAAACACTTATAAAAAAGCTTTCTCTTTTTTACATGATAAATTCTCAAAAATGGAGCAATTAAAATCAAATTTATCTACTCAACAAGACACTCAACCTGAATATTATTCAGAGAATTTTAACAAAAACAACATAAAAAAAGATGATAATAATTTTCAAAATAACTACAATAATTATCCTGAATTAGAGGCTATTGAAAAATCAACAAACAATCAAAATAATAATTTCAACCCTGAAAGAGCATTCATGAATTCTCGGGCTTTAAAATTTATTGATTTAGCAAAAAGTAATATCCGTGATTTCGATGAAAATAATTACACAAACGAGCAAAAAAAGAAACTAACTGCTTTTCTTCAAGACACAATAATTAAGAAAGAAAAAGACAAAAGTACACAAATAAGACTGGTTTTTGACTGAATTAGAAAACATGTCAGATATGCAAAGCAACCTAATCAAGCTAAATTAAATCCTTTTTTAGTTAAAGAATATTTATATGCAGTTTGTGGGGGATACAGTATTTTATACAAGGCCTTTTTAGATTTATTGAACATTAAAAGCATAATGGTTATTGGTTGATCTTCAGCAGGCGCGCATCAATGAAATGCTATTCTAGACCCAAAAACTCAACAATGATTTTTTTCTGATGCAACTTGAGGAGTTGTAAGTGAAAAATATTTTAAATTAGACCCTAAAGAAATTTCTAATGATCACATGGTTGAACGTGTTCTGAGTTTAGATCACTTACAAGACAACATAAAATACGAATATTGAAATGGGTTATCAGTAAAAAATTCACTAGTAAACAACCCAAATATTCCAGATAAATTAAATGATATTATTGTTGAAAATATTTCTGACAGTATCTTAAATAATGATAAAATTCACACCTTAAGGGTACCTAGATTTGTAAAAAATATTGAATACGCAGGAACAAGAGGAATACATGATTTTGAATTGGTAAAAGATAATAATTTTTTCAGCTCACAAAATGGTTTATTATACAGCAAAAACTTCAAAAAACTACTAATGACACCTAAAAATTCAGAAGAAGAATTTATTGTTATTCCTAAAGAAACAGTAGCACTAAATGATGGTAAAGAATTATTTGAATCACCATTTGTTAAAAGTATAGAAGTTGAATCAGGAAATTTTGCTCTTGCATCATATAAAGGTGTATTATATAACAATGATTTTAGCCAAATGTTATCAATTCCTAGTGGTTTAACTGATTTAATTGTACATTCAAGAGTAAAATTCCAAGGGCAAGAAATTTCATTTAAAGATAATATTAAAACAGTTATTTTGAACGAAGGAATTACAACGATTGAAGATTTTACATTTAACAACTTAAAAAACTTAGAATTTGTCTTAATTCCTTCAACAATAAAAGAAATAAAAGACAATGCTTTTTGACAAATAAATGACATAACACTAAAAACTCATGAGTATAATAAATATGTTGAGGAATTTGCAAAAAATCATAAGTTTAAATATGAAATTATAAATAGTAACTAA
- a CDS encoding glycosyltransferase family A protein, producing MKLNIIIPLYNPTESIKTTLSNLLEQKNKNFNLHIIIDNPSSEHLEEIYEIRNLFENKNFLITINSKHQSINKVIYEALLDSNEEYSFIFYPDTEINSNWVENILNVLNKNKVDVVETRAMYRGYVKHDEKIKPLENKIYNLSKNENPVVFSSPVMFNKVVKTNLLTEMFTNWKTFKSANREYSIDINYSILLSANTYFYTSEIETYNWNYTTQNINIKSLKNEWKLLQPLFEKKYSNLELWEFCKFYNYQIFVAGYLGYIKYWKMRLLGKNLNLKGIKDALVEQLENIYKNKEVYQNNKYIMSTSLQSLVDEKYKIEENWNDIFYKFL from the coding sequence ATGAAATTAAATATAATAATACCTTTATACAATCCAACTGAAAGTATAAAAACAACACTCTCTAATTTACTAGAACAAAAAAATAAAAATTTTAATTTACACATTATTATTGATAATCCTTCATCAGAACATTTAGAAGAAATTTATGAAATTAGAAATTTATTTGAAAATAAGAATTTTTTAATAACAATAAATTCAAAACACCAGTCAATTAATAAAGTTATTTATGAAGCTTTATTAGATTCAAACGAAGAATATTCATTTATTTTTTATCCTGATACAGAAATAAACAGTAATTGAGTTGAAAATATCTTAAATGTTTTAAATAAAAATAAAGTTGATGTTGTTGAAACTAGAGCAATGTATCGTGGATATGTAAAACATGATGAAAAAATTAAACCACTAGAAAACAAAATATATAACTTATCAAAAAATGAAAATCCAGTTGTGTTTAGTTCTCCGGTTATGTTTAATAAAGTTGTAAAAACTAATTTACTAACAGAAATGTTTACAAATTGAAAAACATTTAAAAGCGCAAACAGAGAATACTCAATAGATATAAATTATTCAATTCTTTTATCTGCTAATACTTATTTTTACACAAGCGAAATTGAAACATATAACTGAAATTACACAACCCAAAATATAAATATAAAAAGTTTAAAAAATGAATGAAAATTATTACAACCTTTATTTGAAAAAAAATATTCAAATTTAGAACTTTGAGAATTTTGTAAATTTTATAATTATCAAATTTTTGTGGCTGGTTATTTAGGTTACATAAAATATTGAAAAATGAGATTACTTGGAAAAAATCTCAACTTAAAAGGAATAAAAGATGCTCTTGTGGAGCAACTTGAAAATATTTATAAAAATAAAGAAGTTTATCAAAATAATAAATACATAATGTCTACCAGTTTACAAAGTTTAGTTGATGAAAAGTATAAAATTGAAGAAAATTGAAATGATATTTTTTATAAATTCTTATAA
- a CDS encoding RDD family protein — translation MSKTKTQNIKASFWRRFLSMIIDFIIFFGFLLVTSILIIDKKIANFHKNYFYYIWIVLIIIYILLIWIIIPIISKGQTIGMLITKLKIIPSLDKYKLNNVILQRQILFAWLWIIVLCLFIIFVSPETFIQASKLNKQTINQLTITQRGFISIPLTLSAVTAFMDSFLIITTARNSRISWNDSFSNSFVVYKNKFETIIEDDNWQNNNIKPKKRILPKINFIN, via the coding sequence ATGTCAAAAACAAAAACACAAAATATTAAAGCTTCTTTTTGAAGAAGATTCTTATCTATGATTATTGATTTTATTATTTTCTTTGGATTTTTATTAGTAACTTCTATTTTAATCATAGATAAAAAAATAGCAAACTTTCATAAAAACTATTTTTATTACATTTGAATAGTTTTAATAATTATTTATATTTTATTAATTTGAATAATTATCCCCATCATTTCAAAAGGTCAAACAATCGGAATGCTAATCACGAAACTCAAAATTATTCCTAGTTTAGATAAATATAAATTAAATAATGTGATTTTACAAAGACAAATTTTATTTGCTTGATTATGAATTATTGTTTTGTGTTTATTTATTATTTTTGTAAGCCCCGAAACATTTATTCAGGCATCAAAACTTAATAAACAAACGATAAATCAATTGACAATTACACAAAGAGGATTTATTTCTATTCCTCTTACACTAAGCGCAGTAACGGCTTTTATGGATTCTTTTTTAATCATTACAACGGCTAGAAATTCAAGGATAAGTTGAAACGATAGTTTTTCAAATTCTTTTGTAGTATATAAAAACAAATTCGAAACAATAATAGAGGATGATAATTGACAAAACAATAATATAAAACCCAAAAAAAGAATATTACCAAAAATAAATTTTATAAATTAA
- a CDS encoding ATP-dependent helicase: MENEVINEFSLDSLNDQQKQAVLHTKGPLRLIAGAGSGKTRVLTYKIAHLIKNMNISPSKILAVTFSNKAANEMRERALDMIDNTYEKPVISTFHALCSKILRREISNINYPNDFQILDELDQKQILRLIYGKLGIDSQEYSASSVLSYIDNAKNLLKTPAQAIEEAEEEQKILNKKHSEKDLRPYIYEEYENHLKNTHSLDFTDLLVYTRQIFYDPQHKKIREKWENMFDYILVDEFQDTSQIQYDIVKVLAKNQNITIVGDPDQTIYTWRNADINIIVNFDKDFSNVETIKLEQNYRSSKKIIEAANKLISKNILRVEKRLFTENEEGENIEFYCGFSDEAEARWIAAKIGELKRKRVQLKNIAILYRTNSYSRAIEEALMFENTNHKVFGSIRFYQREEIKDALAYLRVIHDGSEISLLRIINKPSRKIGSETIQKLLTYASKYNEDLWTTLESRFVELQKITGINRSTLENIANLINAIRWSRRRIQTTGISKVLYELIYHKINYFGSLKLTEDELENKIENFKSLIAAIENWEHKNPNSGIDEYLQEITLITDRDPEDDVSSYVSLMTVHNAKGLEYDYVFIAGLAENIFPHYRSIAPQGEKPSMFSKPKANATLANPELLEEERRLAYVAITRAKKKLFVSFSTSKHNEESRFIQEAGVRGTGRLIGIANSFSIADDINENIKIIAGDKIVHSKFGKGVVLSSMGDVIEVKFDIDGSQRMLSKSQAPIKKYIDEDDD, from the coding sequence ATGGAAAATGAAGTAATAAATGAATTTAGTTTAGATTCATTAAATGATCAACAAAAACAAGCAGTATTACACACAAAAGGACCGCTTAGACTTATTGCAGGGGCGGGAAGTGGAAAAACCAGAGTTCTTACTTATAAAATTGCTCACTTAATTAAAAACATGAATATTTCACCATCAAAAATATTGGCTGTAACTTTTTCTAATAAAGCAGCTAATGAAATGAGAGAACGTGCTTTGGACATGATTGATAATACATATGAAAAACCCGTAATCTCCACATTTCATGCACTATGTTCTAAAATTTTAAGAAGAGAAATTTCAAATATAAATTACCCCAATGATTTTCAAATTTTAGATGAATTGGATCAAAAACAAATTTTAAGATTAATATATGGAAAATTAGGCATTGATTCACAAGAATACAGCGCTTCAAGTGTTTTAAGTTATATCGATAATGCAAAAAATCTATTAAAAACTCCTGCTCAAGCAATAGAAGAAGCAGAAGAAGAACAAAAAATTTTAAATAAAAAACATTCAGAGAAAGATTTAAGACCTTATATTTACGAAGAATATGAAAACCACTTAAAAAATACTCACTCTTTAGATTTTACTGATTTATTAGTATATACAAGACAAATTTTCTATGACCCTCAACACAAAAAAATTAGAGAAAAATGAGAAAATATGTTTGATTATATTCTTGTTGATGAATTTCAAGATACAAGCCAAATTCAATACGATATTGTCAAAGTTTTAGCAAAAAACCAAAATATAACAATTGTTGGTGACCCCGATCAAACTATTTATACCTGAAGAAATGCAGATATCAACATAATTGTTAACTTTGATAAAGATTTTTCAAATGTAGAAACTATTAAGTTAGAACAAAATTATCGTTCAAGTAAAAAAATAATTGAAGCCGCAAATAAATTAATTAGTAAAAACATATTAAGAGTTGAAAAAAGACTTTTTACCGAAAATGAAGAAGGTGAAAATATTGAATTTTACTGTGGATTTAGTGATGAAGCTGAAGCAAGATGAATTGCTGCAAAAATTGGTGAACTTAAACGTAAAAGAGTTCAACTAAAAAACATTGCAATCTTGTATAGAACCAACTCATATTCAAGAGCAATAGAAGAAGCTTTAATGTTTGAAAATACAAACCATAAGGTTTTTGGTTCAATAAGATTTTATCAAAGAGAAGAAATAAAAGATGCTCTTGCATATCTAAGAGTGATCCACGATGGATCTGAAATTTCATTATTAAGAATTATTAATAAACCTTCAAGAAAAATAGGTTCAGAAACAATTCAAAAACTTCTAACATATGCTTCAAAATACAACGAAGACTTGTGAACAACACTAGAATCTAGATTTGTTGAATTGCAAAAAATAACCGGAATAAACCGGAGCACACTTGAAAATATTGCTAATTTAATTAATGCTATTAGATGATCAAGAAGAAGAATTCAAACAACAGGTATTTCAAAAGTTTTATATGAACTAATTTATCATAAAATAAACTATTTTGGTTCTTTAAAATTAACAGAAGATGAACTAGAAAATAAAATCGAAAACTTTAAATCACTAATTGCTGCTATAGAAAATTGAGAACACAAAAACCCAAATAGTGGAATTGATGAATATCTTCAAGAAATAACTTTAATAACTGATAGAGATCCCGAAGATGATGTAAGTTCATATGTTTCACTAATGACTGTTCATAATGCAAAAGGACTTGAATATGATTATGTATTTATTGCAGGGCTTGCTGAAAACATTTTCCCACATTATCGTTCAATAGCACCTCAAGGTGAAAAACCATCAATGTTTTCAAAACCTAAAGCTAATGCCACTTTGGCAAATCCAGAGCTTCTTGAAGAAGAAAGAAGATTAGCATATGTTGCTATAACAAGAGCTAAGAAAAAACTATTTGTAAGTTTTTCAACCTCAAAACATAATGAAGAAAGCAGATTTATACAAGAAGCGGGTGTAAGAGGTACTGGTAGACTGATAGGAATCGCAAATTCATTTAGCATTGCAGATGATATAAATGAAAATATAAAAATAATAGCAGGTGATAAAATCGTTCATTCTAAATTTGGTAAGGGTGTGGTTTTAAGTTCTATGGGAGATGTAATAGAAGTTAAATTTGATATAGATGGTTCTCAAAGAATGTTATCTAAATCGCAAGCACCTATTAAAAAATACATTGATGAGGATGATGATTAA
- a CDS encoding DegV family protein, translated as MKKLGIVIDSFSGFTEKEANDFGFEFLPLQINVGGINKLEGIETSNVEVLVQLRNNLECKTSLPPFAYMETSLKKWYEKYDQVIILPLNSHLSSEHDFLKKMIENNNFGDKIAIFNNNFCAYQFVWVGKKLLKMNEENASLDEMLKFLEEYNESSLNYIIPANLNTLIQSGRLKKYQKLLLTSLKLIPIIKNKDGISPDTVKRSIKSAINKSIEKLILFIGGEEKIKDYNFWIINTGDPELVNIATETFKSYNIYPAFNTLGASSIMIHAGIDSISVGVSKHINV; from the coding sequence ATGAAAAAATTAGGTATTGTTATAGATTCTTTTTCTGGTTTTACTGAAAAAGAAGCAAATGATTTCGGATTTGAATTTTTACCGCTACAAATAAATGTGGGTGGTATTAACAAATTAGAAGGAATTGAAACCTCTAACGTTGAAGTGTTAGTTCAATTAAGAAATAATTTAGAATGTAAAACCTCACTTCCCCCATTTGCATATATGGAAACATCATTAAAAAAATGATATGAAAAATATGATCAGGTAATTATTTTACCTTTAAATAGTCATTTGTCTAGTGAACATGACTTCCTTAAAAAAATGATAGAAAATAACAATTTTGGTGATAAAATAGCTATTTTTAATAATAATTTTTGTGCTTATCAATTTGTTTGAGTGGGTAAAAAATTACTAAAAATGAATGAAGAAAATGCTTCTCTTGATGAAATGTTGAAATTCTTAGAAGAATATAATGAAAGCAGTTTAAATTACATAATACCAGCAAATTTAAACACATTAATTCAAAGTGGGAGATTAAAAAAATACCAAAAATTACTTTTAACAAGTTTAAAATTAATTCCTATAATTAAAAATAAAGATGGTATTTCTCCAGATACTGTAAAAAGATCAATTAAATCAGCAATAAATAAATCGATTGAAAAACTTATTTTATTTATTGGAGGAGAAGAAAAAATAAAAGATTATAATTTTTGAATAATAAATACAGGTGATCCCGAATTGGTTAACATAGCAACAGAAACCTTTAAATCATATAATATTTATCCTGCATTTAATACTTTGGGGGCAAGTTCAATTATGATCCACGCAGGAATTGATTCAATTAGTGTGGGAGTATCTAAACATATAAATGTATAA